DNA sequence from the Uloborus diversus isolate 005 chromosome 1, Udiv.v.3.1, whole genome shotgun sequence genome:
gtattaagctttcaaattttcctttgcatatttacctttcagatttttaatttaatgtttaacttaatcacatttaaatcagaaaattgtacagggtaaacttaaacacgcaattttttaatagcaaaccgtttttattagtaatattgctttttagatggttacaggaaatatttttagatttaaaactctttataacgcttgcctttccgaaacaaaaacaagcaatttctgacgtgcattatctgtcgttcatttatttattttcattttcttaccttttttttatcacttcatttattttgaattaattaaattctaatacatggaggtaagaattcacatgctgcaaactcccaaaaataaataaataaataaaaattattacaaaaaaaaaaaaaaaaaaaactgtcggcagatttaaatggatatatttttgctgaaattaaaaactaataaactattccttagctttaactgtaaaaggcatgtgacagcaaagttgcactttttgaagattagcccattagtgactgaagtttttaattaaactaatgttttctttttcggatgaaaatgctggaaattttgtgttttaaataaagtttatagatacaataacaccaaaaaataaattgaacaacagagatctatgttgtttacaacaacaacaagataacaactataagatcatgctattaatctgaaaacttagcatgaaataaatgagttttcctcatgctaaattgtttttaatttttagtttttgttttctcataaaaattcaaaataagtacaagtccttttttggtgctctgaattgttttaattttgtttcattaaaaaaatgtctactacctaactacctttcattctagtattgttttggtataaaaatgttgttgaaaattttaaataatagatagtgtactttcaagaaataaatataaaacaatggagacatctgtttcttatgcatatacgaatgttaaaaaaatatatgtcaaaatacacgcccccctcccttaacttcccaattcatttctgaatatttctatctgcatctagtttcaaataaaaatgacctctgattaatataatttcgttttcaactaaatacaaattaatctattaactaggtgtgcccactaaaccattgaaatattcagaggttcttaatttttttttggagtgggggggAGCGAGATAGGATCCCCACAGTGTGGGGTGTCCCAggtcttaaggggtccaacggcctatgaaattgaagaaaaaaaaattgaaaaaaacctagcactaagacttatttaatgttacaaatacacactgatggcctctggggaggggttATAGAGATTTTGTTGCTGGGGGgcccaaaatatatagatccgggcctggataggataccttgttttaagcttctgcatatttctagtattactctttcaaacattcctttgcatatacatgggtgccccccccccccccccgtaggtggacatcccaggcatatatttcctttcggaatttttaagctaatgctaaacttttccatttaaatcagaaaattgtattttttttccttttatagaaaaaaaaaataaataagcaatgcttttgatatcaattgaagaaatatttctatgttcaaaaatctttataaaacttaactaatgtagcaaaaacaagcaaatttttatgttcgttatttgttgcttatttatttattttcattttcttaatcagtttttattccttcattcattttgaatcaattcaaactataatataattttcgttgtctcagaatcttttgattaatttaaaattaatcgtattaaagagaataaggttaaagaaaaaatctgctttaaattctgctaacacagggccattttgtctttttctaatgtttgaatcaaaatcgagcgtttcatttattgacagcatgcattttcgaatccgcgtgcttacatccttcagaacccgtttctgccactcttcccgctcccgcttgtgactatttttttgtaatgaaactcgaaagcgaacaaggagccaatcttgcagctcggcggcaaccctatctttctcctgtaaccggttgcgctttccgagcgtagctgttgtcgcaactctgaaaactacgttttcatatagggactctagctcAGACGAATGatgaaaaaaacttattattgatcaaaaatgtcacgtggttcaatCAACCTGCTTAAATTGCACTTGACCAGTTCAAAGCTACTTCTTACTGTTTTATATGTCTGAAGACAGTaactttttcttatttatttttgtaatgagGGTTGTTCGTTAAAGGAAATTTTTGGCAACAAAGCGTGCCTATGGCAACAGCAACACCATTGTCGGCAAGGACGCTAAAAGGTTGCTAAGGTCATGGCTGAAGGCGAACAAAATAtgaattctgagtcaactatcgATATTTATCGAGACACTCCCGTTCGGTTATTAGGTAGAGCTTTTAAATTgtgctttctttcatttttaattaattaaaattgtaactatgcaaacatttttcatatgaacCATGCTTGAAATCGGGTATAGAAGTAACATTACTAACTATTTGCAGCTCGAAAAATAATGGTTTTAAGCATCCGTATTTTTGTTATTCAGTCGAACTTTCAAGTTACTTTCCTTTACTTGAGGAGATGAACTGtggaacaaaattttgaattcatagttttttttactttcatttgaaATTGGTAAAATCTGTTATTAGggcgtaaattttttttaaatataaaataagtgcGCTTGTTTCACACTTTAAATtcattgctttgaaaaaaaaaattgtcattcaCAGAACTTTATCTTTGTTGTAcgaacttgcttatttggtttctgctgaaaataaagcacaaaaagaaCGTCAAATTTCAACATATTACTTGAGTGCTTGTAGGGAATCAAAGAGATGTAtcctcaaatatttcaaaaatcctTTATTGTGTTTACCTGCCCACCACAGCAGGGTGGGCTGGTAAATTCCCAGGTTATTTGAAGTGGCAGGTTTATTCCCAGGGCAGGTTATTtcccaaaaaatttccttttttggcaaatttgctcGATTAcgcaaatttgaaaacaatattgCAAGATCAGGCCCAGATTAACATCTATTTACGCCCACAGTCCAAACTTTGAGATAACGCCTCACCTCACATATCCAAGCTCTATTGAAATCGTATCCCCCAGTCATTCCCAGAGGCTTAGCAGCAGCCAGTGCCAAGTGAAAATTTCGCTCTCCCCTGTGTGTGGACAAAATGAGGGATggatttctttctttgttttcattCGATGATgttcaaatggggggggggggggcaaaacatATATACCTGCCCCCAATCGTTTTCAGTTCAAAATCGTcgtttttaacacattttcagcAACCCAGTGACAGCTTTACTACTTGTAATGCAGTGTACATTGCCCCCCTCCTTTAGAGAAGGACATTtgctattttcttcattttcacttctgaactattcaaaaaaagaaaaaaaaatcatgatttattttcttttaagataTTGGGAGGTGTGTTTTTGCTATGTATAAAGTGCTTCCAAGACAAGGGGGGCAAGGGCGTTGCCCCTCCTCGCTCCCTTTAAATCCGTCCATGCATATTGCACTGGTTGCAATCTTTTctcgataaatttttcttctccatgTACGAACGCGtcgcatctcccccccccccccagcaagctgtttatttttttccctgcGACGTGCTCCCTTTTTGGCTTGTGACCCTCGGCCAGGGCCTAGGTTGGCCTATTGGATAATGCGGGCCTGTGCAAAATTgagaatatttttccttttttaaaaaatttttatgtgatgcctgatattttttttctctttaactgTAATGTATGTATGGTACGCGTTCATGCTCCAGTTTTATCAgtctgtaaaatttaaatttcattcggCAATTGTTGAACTTTcccctttccaaaaatttcagggAGGAGGGGAGCGATCTTGCACAGTAGCGAAATGGTGCATTATTTGTATCCTATCTCCAGTGTTAGAAGTAAGACTTTAAGTTTAGGCATCAAAATGAACAATCTAGGTGCCATTTAGAATGAACCAAATATAAATGATTGATAATTGAATAAACCAAATCATATTTGGTTTGGAAATCATAttactgtattattatttatttatttattattatttattgttaatagAAGTACTACCTATTGCCTgtggaataaataaaagaaatctgaAACATATATGGAAGAAAATGCTTTCTTAAAGATAAAATAGATTGTaattttataaatacttttacaaattttttctTGTGTAGAGAGTTTCAATCTCAAAAAATTAGAGTTGGAAACAAAATGCTTGTATGCAATCCAAAATTTTAGGCATCAAGTTGGGCACCTAAGTTAGGGAATCTAGgcattaaattgaaatttttggtaTAGAAATGAGACTAATAACCACCTACTTCCAACAGTAACTAGGATTCATATGACTAGGAATCATATTTTCAACTATggtcttttttgagcaatcacgagttgcttattgttttcacttgactgttgaaTGGTAACCATgttctttgaatttatttttctatgcttataaagCAGGcatccatgtgcctcggaatcgaattatttataaacaaccttctcgactttacacaatcatTTTCACATAAAAACAGAATCCTGCATCAAGCCCtttgcattcatttgaatttcgacgtcttgaattcaaattatcgtTGCAATATAAgctatttgtagaaacaagataACCCAATGAGTAGGGACCAATTACATTCGTGATTggggaaaacataatttgaattcaaaatctgAGAAACAGAGAGGAAAAAGGATTTTATTAAATaagttgttaaatttttttatcgtTATGCTTCCTGTTGTTCAAAGTTATGCTGCCATTCATTGCCATTTTTAGAGATAAAATATATTACATTGCTTTAAAATTCTTTGTTATGATatctttatgaataattttatttatatatttatttacggTTGTCTAGGTTATGCTAATGAAGTAGGAGAGTCTTTTAGAGCTCTAGTCCATGTGAATGCAGTGAGAGCAAGTTATGTTGTAGCATTCTCCTATGTGTTTGCAGACACTGctgataaagttaaaaagaaagacAAGGTATTATGTTTTCCTTAAATTAGAATTTTTCATTATAAGAAATTGTGTAACAATATAAGAAATCTATTGATTGTATGTTATATTATACATATGTCAGAGACAGCTGTACTCTACAATGTTGGGCTATAAATGGCAATTAACTAGGAAAATAACTTAATGGATTACTAATACACAGCCAACTTTTTATATCTGACTGATTCATATTTGTTTCCCAGCAGGGGAGGACTGGCCAGGtgggctagtcggggatccccgactgggccaaccaaCAAGTGGGtcacttcaagcaattttttttattgaatatgatgcatttaaattcacacctaacatttttaatagtgttaataataattttaaaaaaacatgtgatTTGTTTATTCTATGTGAAAACACTTGTTTGGAAAcaggtttatatattttttttccatcctaaaCAGGGAACAAAGTAGATCGCAGTGGTTCACAagtgcgaatgctttcctcttttatcaactttctctagttttagaattttgcgggCCATAGCTCCCACATTTTGGAAACAGAAGAAGAAAGCCAGAGAAATTGGGATCGGACAAggcctgaaaaagggcccgggatgaaaaaagagcgttaaaaacttatttttgtacaTCAATTAACAAAACCTGATGGGGCCTGCACCATCAAACAAATCGGCTCGACCCTTCTATAAATGTGCAGGCCATGCTTTAAGGTGTTTACACGAGCAGGGGCGTGCAGAGGGAGACACCTGTTTACCCAGTTCCGTGCCTGAAGGGGACCCGAGATTTTAAAtgagggtgaaatatatgtagggacgtatgGATAatcaatatgggggggggggcgtaaaagtCATTCGTGATGGGCCCCAATATTTCTGTGTACACTCCTGTACAGGagatttctttatcaaaaaaactGCCTGAAATGAGTAAAGCTTCTCTCATCGTTCTCAAGCGATTTTCGTCAAACAGCCAACTTGATGCATACAAAAAAGGGAAATGAACTGAAATCCCTGATTAGTGACCCCAGCTGAAGATGTGTTGAAATGCTACATCTTCAAAGCTGGGAGTAAAGAGATGATCAacgttttttgaatgaaaataaataaccATGAAGCCAGTACCCCCCAAAAAGAGctaatgatttaaataaatttattgcataCTTCACATATTTTCCGGGGAGCAAGGGCTTTATactaccgtgggcaggtaaactgcagtatctgcagaaataaatttctgaggtacagtagagaaccaattatccgggaagttcgggaccatagctatcccggatatctgaatttcccggttttctggatcgctaaaaagagctTCTGGCCGATTGTTTCTaatacttaaattactataataaatagcaatacgtattaaaataagaagaaaacagttcagaaatgcttatcaatatcgaaacattaaaaactactagtgaaggaataatttaaacaccaaaacccttaagttatttaataagacctgagaccctcacactcattttgaaaaggaaagaaaaacaccaattttcggtgttttaaaatgaaagagaatgaagggaagggcaagaaacaagtttttgaacgtaaatgtgtgattcttctactatagtgtacaaaagaatttgttttcataaaagcggtttttttttttttcacgtttttgtaaaggtttggcgttagcgattattgataactattgcttttgcattaagttaataccaattgaaatttaacttatgagttcctgcagccttattacagttTTGTGTtaaacgatttctagattccaccatcaactatccggaaaattcgagAATTGCGGCGTTTCACGCGCTTTTGCGACTTCACATCCGctctaaacggttttaattaTAGGCCATCCAAtcaaatattgcattataatgtgacaatattcatttctttagttttcaattggaataaaacagaaaaatttcagaCCTACGTgtgtaaagtcagacaaaacaacgtaagtagaagcacaaatttctacttacgttgttttgtctgactttactattcagcacaaaggtatttatttatcttacgtgtgtactttttagttcaagaaaatattccggaCATTTTTCCCCTGCGTTAAGgacaaccctttgaagttcatttttgtaaacattttcccgagttatagatAAGTAATATGGTTTTTATTCAGAaaccgctcattttcttttaggtatttgaaaaaaaaaatgcttagtttttcaaaaattgccgaaaatgcatagttttaaaaaaatggcgggaaaatcggcaaaaggttgccggttttctggtttcccggttttttggttcccggataaaaggttctgcactgtagttGAAGAAACcagttttggattcaatactaataatcAGGAAATGctgcaattaaacatttttttgtgttttcttttcagTGGGAACCTAATgcacaagcttgtacaataaagctaatgtacaagatgtgaaaaaaaaaatcaaaatttgttgtTATTGctctttacctgctcacggcaatACAGCCCTATAGGTTATAATTGGCAAAATGCTGGTTTTGCAAAGATTCACAATAAATCAATAGTGAAATAACCGCAAACATGAAGACTTCCAAACTCAGAATATTGCCTCTCAAATGTATTTAGAAGTATGTTGACTAGTTTTTATCCTAGTAATAtctctaaatgtttttaatttcacttcGAAGCTTAAAGGTGAGGTTTTGTCCAACTTTCCCTGAACTGAAAATAAAGCAGCAAGTTTATTTTGACTAATTTTCcaccaaaaaattttatttgtttaaagttATGTATTTATTCAAAGATtccatgaaaatttcaaaaaattgcaaccTTACTTTGTTTTGGTGTTTCAAAACTCTTGTTAGCCGTTGTTTTGCTCTTAGCCACAATCAACAAATTGTCAActagttttgaaacaaattactaCTTCTACTTGACAGCCAACAAGAAAAATCACACCGTTGAACTTGAGAGAAAACATGGGGATTTTGATTCTATTCTTAAAAAGGCGAGTGAATTTGCTTCTTATCtgcagaataaattaaaaaagaatgatGCTTCGTCAATATTGAAGGTTTTCTTCCTTAAAAGAGAATTCCAACAACTAAGCGAAATCCTGATGAATTATCTCGTGATGATGCAGGACTGTTAAATTCATCATCCAAAACAGTTTGAGGTGAATGTCTACTATGTTATTTTGGATACCACAATTGCACTATTTGTTTCAAATGAACCATTCGTAAAAGACATTGCTTGGCTAGATCCTGCTCGTTTCCCtttcttcgttttttctttctttgcggTTTTGCAGTTAAATTTAAATAGGCTATAAAGAAGAGTTAGTATAATATAGTAGCCATAACCAATCACTTTCTAAGGCAAAGAGGCCTTGTTCCCCCgcttttcttcaataaaaaaatgcTAGTGTTGTTGAACTCGTGTGTCAAAACAAGGGAGAATTGAGTAATAAGTgtggtttttatattttctaacattattatttttataaaatttaaaatggaagtttgaatcttgggggggggggagtctaccGTGGCCTTCTGTCccaatatttaagaaaatcatttaatCAAGAATAACGTTAAAATCCAATAATaaagccaaatgtttttttttttttaaagaaatcaactTTAAGGGCACTGCCCACCTAAACTCCGGCATCCCTCCTCTTACTTTAaaccccctccccattttttgGTGCACCAGACACCAATGGTTAGTACCAAAACCAAAACACTTTACCCTACTCCAGAAAGGTGAAAACACTCAATGTATTGTTTTGCTTATGTTTATATATGTGTCAGTTTATCagtaaaaagattaaaaagtttaaactatACAAATGTTCATCTAACTtttgagaaacatatttttttttcctttttgcattgcagatattgaATCCCAATGATCCAAAAAGAAATACCCAACTTGTTACATCAGCTATAGATACCTTAGTCTGGCAGACTTTAGCATCTGTTGCCATTCCAGGTTTCACAATCAACAGGCTGTGTGCTGGCTCACTTTTCTTGTTAAAGAAACATACCAAGTTGCCTTCTGCTACCAGAAAATGGACAACAGTAGCTATTGGTTTAGGAAGTATACCTTTCATTGTCAAACCTATCGATCATTTAGTTGACACTATCATGAATTATTCTTTTAGAAAATGGTTTTGATTCAAGTCCATTTTCATATTTAATATAACATAGAGATACTAGAGTTTTGTGAATAATTTTAAGAAGTGGATTCACAAGATTGGAATTCAAGATTTGTTACCTACGATTTTCAATCATTTATAATAAcattttgatatgatattaaattTATTATGGTGGCTTAACATGTTCATTGCCAATTTTGTACCAGAGTGTGATGATAAAGAACTCCTCTTCCATCAGTGTTCACTGGTATTGGAACAAATTCAGAAGCAGTGAAAGTGTTAAGAAAACATGTATTTTTATATTCCTTTTAATTATCTTTCCCTGCTCAACCTCAgcaataaactgcatttattgttcaatatttttttaaaaactgattgccGAAGCCCAACCTGCAATAAGTGAAAAGAATTGTTTAGAgaatcacttgaaaaaaaaaagaaagagaaagaactAGATAGCCCAAGAaacaatgtttttataaaatgcgaaatgatttgtttatttttatattgtttctgTTTTCGTTCAAACTACAAGTAATTGCGTTTGCTACTCTTAATGGTTTGTGTAGAAACAATGAAGGAAGAGCAAAAATGGAGAAGTCTTGTGCAGAGAAAAAGTTATGATATTTAAACTCTGCAAAATCGTTATTACTTTGTCAAATAAATCTGAAAACATGTGAGCATaactaaaaatctaaatttaagtttattcatAAGTATTTCAATAACAAAAAGCAGATTCTAGTATTCGATATCTGATTGGAACAACTTCATattattgactttaaatttttctcttgaaTAGGCATTCCTTAAAATTTTGTTCTCAGCTTGAGACCATGCTCCTAATGGAAAGTTGATGCTACTACATGTATATATTGTgtacaattaatatttttgtattatatttGCTAGCTTCATTACATACATGTTCAGGGATTCTCAACCACTGGTCCAGCACCAATTCTTAGAAACATTTTCCCAGTCCTTTCATATTTTAACTTCTCCGTATGAGAGAGgtttccttatttaaaaaaaatcaaaagtgcaaTAACATTTCAGacgagttttttttccttaaattctcAAGGGTATTATTATAAaggcaataatttaaaaatgtatattaattATACTTATTGTTTATCTTTGCATTTATATGCtatttttagtaaattgtgaTAAAATATCGCAGTTAATTTATGTAGAGAGTTCTTTGGTacctatttttttctgtaaagaaaatactttattgGCCTTAAAAAGGTTACACCATTTTTTACCAATCTacagattaagaaaaaaaaggctgaaaaatgCTGCTGTAGTGGTTACACTACAAAATTGTTTTGTAGAAGTACTTTTTATTTTGCATTCGTAACACAGTTGGTCTTTTCTACAGATGTTTAAGTTTATGACCACCAATGAcattaaaaatgtcgtttttgatTGGTATCACAGATGGAAACTAATGTTCTATATGTACGGTTTAGA
Encoded proteins:
- the LOC129228426 gene encoding mitochondrial fission process protein 1-like, yielding MAEGEQNMNSESTIDIYRDTPVRLLGYANEVGESFRALVHVNAVRASYVVAFSYVFADTADKVKKKDKILNPNDPKRNTQLVTSAIDTLVWQTLASVAIPGFTINRLCAGSLFLLKKHTKLPSATRKWTTVAIGLGSIPFIVKPIDHLVDTIMNYSFRKWF